One Phycisphaera mikurensis NBRC 102666 DNA window includes the following coding sequences:
- a CDS encoding HesB/IscA family protein, translating to MPINLSDTAKREIKSIIEQQELDAESVKLRVGVKGGGCSGFSYLLDLTETQRDNDEEFEVEGLRVVCDPKSYLYLNGTSIDFKDEVMGRGFVFNNPNATSTCGCGSSFSA from the coding sequence ATGCCCATCAACCTTTCCGACACCGCGAAGCGTGAGATCAAGTCCATCATCGAGCAGCAGGAGCTCGACGCCGAGAGCGTGAAGCTCCGCGTCGGGGTCAAGGGCGGCGGCTGCTCGGGCTTCTCGTACCTGCTCGACCTCACCGAGACCCAGCGCGACAACGACGAGGAGTTCGAGGTCGAGGGCCTCCGCGTCGTGTGCGACCCCAAGAGCTACCTGTACCTCAACGGGACGAGCATCGACTTCAAGGACGAAGTGATGGGCAGGGGTTTCGTCTTCAACAACCCCAACGCCACGAGCACGTGCGGCTGCGGAAGCTCCTTCAGCGCCTGA
- a CDS encoding bactofilin family protein produces the protein MAESGETTVIGSDSHFKGELTFEKTAKIVGRFEGTIVGKGELNVVNSAECRADVSAAVANVDGTIEGNVDADDTVRLNANGTVRGDVTAAKMVMAEGASFYGMCNVGPDAKKSGGRSSAPASTPPSPPPSGGGGNSPGGGSGGGNDKK, from the coding sequence ATGGCTGAATCCGGCGAAACCACTGTCATCGGCTCCGACTCGCACTTCAAGGGCGAGCTGACCTTCGAGAAGACGGCCAAGATCGTTGGACGCTTCGAGGGCACGATCGTCGGCAAGGGCGAGCTCAACGTCGTCAACAGCGCCGAGTGCCGGGCGGACGTCTCCGCCGCCGTCGCCAACGTCGACGGCACCATCGAGGGCAACGTCGACGCGGACGACACGGTCCGGCTCAACGCCAACGGGACGGTCCGCGGCGACGTGACCGCGGCGAAGATGGTGATGGCCGAAGGCGCGAGCTTCTACGGCATGTGCAACGTGGGCCCGGACGCCAAGAAGAGCGGCGGGCGTTCGTCGGCTCCCGCGAGCACCCCGCCGAGCCCGCCGCCGAGCGGCGGCGGCGGGAACAGCCCCGGCGGCGGCTCCGGCGGCGGCAACGACAAGAAGTAG
- a CDS encoding polymer-forming cytoskeletal protein, which produces MAKAAGPRLVQCYLCGHRFEVSGRAQSTSCPGCNRAVRVADETLGTGKRRGPIRELRTCGRIVIGKRARLICEHVEAHGGLECLGILDARDVVLGGGGLRLGPKAEFKGELHAPSVEMEAGARVHPSPFAVPSDPRGLTDPAGGKPAPKTRPGTSGAAPGEAAEAEIDPLTGKKPPKVARTRGHRPG; this is translated from the coding sequence TTGGCCAAAGCCGCCGGCCCCAGGTTGGTCCAGTGCTACCTGTGCGGACACCGCTTCGAGGTGTCCGGGCGGGCGCAATCCACGTCGTGCCCGGGCTGCAACCGGGCGGTCCGCGTCGCGGACGAGACGCTGGGCACCGGCAAGCGGCGCGGCCCGATCCGCGAGCTCCGCACGTGCGGCCGGATCGTGATCGGCAAGCGGGCCCGCCTCATCTGCGAGCACGTCGAGGCGCACGGCGGGCTCGAGTGCCTCGGCATCCTCGACGCGCGCGACGTCGTCCTCGGCGGCGGGGGCCTGCGCCTCGGTCCCAAGGCGGAGTTCAAGGGCGAGCTGCACGCCCCCTCGGTGGAGATGGAGGCGGGCGCCAGGGTGCATCCTTCGCCTTTCGCGGTGCCCAGCGACCCACGCGGGCTGACGGACCCCGCGGGCGGGAAGCCGGCGCCGAAGACCCGGCCGGGCACGAGCGGGGCGGCTCCGGGGGAGGCGGCGGAAGCAGAGATCGATCCGCTCACCGGGAAGAAGCCGCCGAAGGTGGCGCGGACACGCGGGCACCGGCCGGGCTGA
- a CDS encoding flagellar biosynthesis anti-sigma factor FlgM, with protein MSDFAPIGRPDPAGPVSYDAAAKPRRVNDATPAGVTRGADRVDVSAEAREATLTARLKDLPVREDLVAEARRQIAEGTYDSEDRIEQAIDAILGDWA; from the coding sequence ATGAGCGATTTTGCACCCATCGGCCGCCCCGACCCCGCCGGCCCGGTCTCCTACGACGCCGCCGCGAAGCCCCGCCGCGTCAACGACGCGACGCCCGCGGGCGTCACCCGCGGTGCCGACCGCGTGGACGTCTCCGCCGAAGCCCGCGAAGCGACCCTCACCGCCCGCCTGAAGGACTTGCCCGTCCGCGAGGACCTGGTCGCTGAAGCCCGCCGCCAGATCGCCGAGGGCACCTACGACTCCGAAGACCGCATCGAGCAAGCCATCGACGCGATCCTCGGCGACTGGGCCTGA
- the folP gene encoding dihydropteroate synthase, translated as MSDLPHGPPPPFRLMGILNATPDSFSDGGRFADAEAAVAAGLKMAGEGATILDVGGESTRPGAERVPAGEQIRRVVPVIRGLAEALPRGGPSVTISVDTTRAAVAEAAADAGATLLNDVSAGEDDPAMFGVAAERKLPMVLMHKRGEPAVMQRKPAYADVAAEVADHLRARAAAALAAGVREVWLDPGIGFGKTLAHNLTLLAALPRLVAEGHPVLLGASRKSFLAPLDPSAVSPDGRLPGSLAVAVLGLAAGVGVFRVHDVAAHRQALATAAAVAEAATQAGTGHRGTPPPNRI; from the coding sequence ATGAGCGACCTCCCGCACGGCCCGCCGCCGCCCTTCCGGCTGATGGGCATCCTCAACGCGACGCCGGACAGCTTCTCCGACGGCGGGCGCTTCGCCGATGCGGAGGCCGCCGTCGCCGCCGGCCTGAAGATGGCCGGGGAGGGCGCCACGATCCTGGACGTCGGCGGGGAGTCGACGCGGCCCGGTGCCGAGCGGGTGCCCGCGGGCGAGCAGATCCGCCGCGTGGTGCCCGTGATCCGCGGGCTCGCCGAGGCGCTGCCACGCGGCGGGCCGTCGGTCACGATCAGCGTCGACACCACCCGCGCCGCCGTCGCCGAGGCCGCCGCGGACGCCGGGGCCACGCTGCTCAACGACGTCTCCGCGGGCGAGGACGACCCGGCGATGTTCGGGGTCGCCGCGGAGCGGAAACTCCCGATGGTGCTCATGCACAAGCGTGGGGAGCCCGCGGTGATGCAGCGGAAGCCCGCATACGCGGACGTCGCCGCCGAGGTCGCGGACCACCTGCGGGCCCGGGCCGCCGCGGCGCTGGCCGCCGGCGTGCGGGAGGTCTGGCTCGACCCGGGCATCGGCTTCGGGAAGACGCTCGCCCACAACCTCACCCTCCTCGCCGCGCTGCCCCGCCTCGTCGCCGAGGGCCACCCGGTGCTGCTGGGAGCGAGCCGCAAGAGCTTCCTGGCCCCGCTCGACCCGTCGGCGGTCTCGCCGGACGGCCGCCTGCCCGGCTCCCTCGCGGTCGCCGTGCTCGGGCTGGCCGCGGGCGTCGGGGTGTTCCGCGTGCACGACGTCGCCGCCCACCGCCAGGCGCTCGCCACCGCGGCCGCCGTGGCGGAAGCGGCCACGCAGGCAGGAACAGGCCATCGGGGAACACCCCCCCCAAACAGAATCTGA